GCTGGGTGCTGAAGCTGCCGGAGGGGGCGACGATCCCCGAGCGCGACCTGCCGCCCGGCCACGTCGTACGCACGGCCGAGCCGGCCGAGCTGCGCGCGGCGCACGACGTGCTGGAGGACGCCTTCCTCGAGTGGTCGGTGCGCGAGCGCGAGAGCTTCGAGGACTTCGAGGCGGCCACCACCGGACGCCCCGGCTTCGAGCCGTGGAACCTCCGGGTCGTCGTCGACGCGGACGGCGCGGTCGTCGGGGTGTCGCTGGTGCTCGTCTCCGACAACGGCACGACCGGGTACGTCGACCGCCTCGCCGTACGGCGCGACCAGCGCAACCGCGGGCTCGCCCAGGCGCTGCTCGTGGACTCCTTCGCGCGGGCCCGCGAGCACGGCACGTCGACCTCCGAGCTCAGCACCGACTCGCGCACCGGCGCGCTCGGGCTGTACGAGCGTGTCGGGATGGTGGCGACCAGCACCTGGGTCAACCGGGGGATCCAGCTGGGCCCGTCCGGGGACGGCGCACTTTGATCGATCGGCGACAGAAGATTCCGGTGAAAAGCTCTGGTCTAGACACGGCTCACCCCTAGGGATCGCTTGCTGTCGCGGGCCCTTTCCAGCCCTTACCATTCGACCAACGCCGTTCGGGCGGCGACACGGCAGGGGCGTGGGGCTCCTGTCTTGACTGTTCTGTGGGGGTACTCGTGCAAGATCTGCATGCATTGGTCGTCGAAGACGATCCAGACATTTCCTCGGCGTTGGTGGAGACCCTCGAAGGGGCCGGCTTCCGCGTCACGACGGCGCGCGACGGACGCGCGGCGGTCGAGGTGGCCGCCGCGGATCCGCCCGACCTCGTGACGCTCGACCTGACGCTGCCGCACATGGACGGCATCGAGGTGTGCCGCCGCATCCGCGAGAGCAGCGACTGCTACATCGTGATCGTGTCCGCGCGCTCCGACGAGGTCGACAAGCTGATCGGGCTCGAGGTCGGCGCCGACGACTTCGTGCTCAAGCCGTTCTCGCCGCGCGAGCTGCGCGCCCGCGTGGCGGCGCTGTTCCGGCGCCCGCGCTCGGCCGCCGCGGCCGAGGAGGCCCCGGTCGCCCGGTCGCCGCACGTGCCGGCGCCGACGCAGCCGACCGACGAGCCTGCCACCATCGCGGCCGGCGCGGGCCTGGTCATCAACTCCGCGCGGCGCGAGGTGCAGGTCAACGGAGCGATCGTCGACCTCACCCGCATCGAGTACGACGTCCTGGAGTACCTCGCCACCCACCTCTCCCGGGTCTGCACCCGCGAGGAGATGGTGCTCGCGATCTGGAGCAGCGCGCTCACCCACGACCACCACCTGGTGGACGTGCACGTGG
This genomic stretch from Nocardioides renjunii harbors:
- a CDS encoding response regulator transcription factor — protein: METLEGAGFRVTTARDGRAAVEVAAADPPDLVTLDLTLPHMDGIEVCRRIRESSDCYIVIVSARSDEVDKLIGLEVGADDFVLKPFSPRELRARVAALFRRPRSAAAAEEAPVARSPHVPAPTQPTDEPATIAAGAGLVINSARREVQVNGAIVDLTRIEYDVLEYLATHLSRVCTREEMVLAIWSSALTHDHHLVDVHVANLRGKLRRHSDATWIHTIRGIGYRMDREGSPQERRAGGGPYLVARIDSEDWARGLDF
- a CDS encoding GNAT family N-acetyltransferase — its product is MPEQSSSTDTSTPTSTRTSTPASTAPTPSTPGLPAGLTTRPLRTSDAHAVFVLMAAQEAEDIGQVAIEEADIVSDWAKPSHDLGARSVGVFEGEALVAYAELMGADRADTAVLPSHRGRGIGTWLAHWLQDLGRAVGSSVIGMPVPQGSPGDRLLESLGYHVRWTSWVLKLPEGATIPERDLPPGHVVRTAEPAELRAAHDVLEDAFLEWSVRERESFEDFEAATTGRPGFEPWNLRVVVDADGAVVGVSLVLVSDNGTTGYVDRLAVRRDQRNRGLAQALLVDSFARAREHGTSTSELSTDSRTGALGLYERVGMVATSTWVNRGIQLGPSGDGAL